In one Juglans regia cultivar Chandler chromosome 11, Walnut 2.0, whole genome shotgun sequence genomic region, the following are encoded:
- the LOC109007720 gene encoding cyclin-dependent kinase B2-1, protein MEKAGGVRTIVSAMDAYEKLEKVGEGTYGKVYKAKEKATGKIVALKKTRLHEDEEGVPPTTLREVSILRMLSRDPHVVRLIDVKQGQNKEGKTVLYLVFEYMETDLKKFIRSFRQTGENIPARIVKSLMFQLCKGVAFCHGHGILHRDLKPHNLLMDPKTLVLKIADLGLARSFTVPIKKYTHEILTLWYRAPEVLLGSTHYSTAVDMWSVGCIFAELVTKQALFQGDSELQQLLHIFKLLGTPNEEMWPGVSSLMHWHEYPQWRPKPVSTAVPNLDKDGLDLLSQMLQYEPSKRISAKKAMEHPYFDDLNKDSL, encoded by the exons atggagaaagCAGGAGGCGTTAGGACTATCGTGTCTGCAATGGATGCTTACGAGAAGCTGGAGAAGGTAGGAGAAGGTACGTACGGGAAGGTGTACAAGGCGAAAGAGAAGGCGACGGGGAAGATCGTGGCCCTCAAGAAGACTCGCCTCCACGAGGACGAGGAAGGCGTCCCTCCTACCACTCTCCGCGAGGTCTCCATCCTCCGCATGCTCTCCCGCGATCCCCACGTCGTCAG GTTGATCGATGTCAAACAAGGTCAGAATAAAGAAGGGAAGACAGTACTCTACTTGGTCTTTGAGTACATGGAAACTGATCTCAAAAAGTTCATCCGGAGCTTCCGTCAAACAGGAGAGAACATTCCTGCCAGAATCGTTAAG AGTTTGATGTTCCAACTTTGCAAGGGTGTTGCTTTTTGCCACGGTCACGGAATCTTACACAG GGATCTAAAACCTCACAATCTCTTGATGGACCCAAAGACACTGGTGCTTAAAATAGCAGATCTTGGACTTGCTCGATCATTTACCGTGCCAATTAAGAAGTACACTCATGAG ATATTGACTCTGTGGTATAGAGCTCCTGAAGTCCTTTTAGGATCTACCCATTACTCAACTGCTGTAGATATGTGGTCTGTTGGCTGTATATTTG CTGAGCTCGTCACAAAGCAAGCACTCTTCCAAGGAGATTCTGAACTGCAGCAACTCCTCCACATATTCAA GTTATTAGGTACTCCAAATGAAGAAATGTGGCCTGGTGTAAGCAGCCTAATGCATTGGCATGAGTACCCCCAATGGAGGCCAAAACCTGTGTCAACCGCTGTTCCTAATTTGGATAAAGATGGGCTGGATCTGCTCTCT CAAATGTTGCAGTATGAGCCCTCAAAGCGTATTTCAGCGAAGAAAGCTATGGAACATCCTTACTTCGATGATCTGAACAAGGACTCTCTCTGA